The following proteins are co-located in the Plasmodium reichenowi strain SY57 chromosome Unknown, whole genome shotgun sequence genome:
- a CDS encoding surface-associated interspersed protein 8.3 (SURFIN 8.3) codes for MAVKISTPVYKKRISSTAYPLYFSVFIKRLKNYVSQKIKEIKNLGDYEKSCRDLNYEIDELKELFCTRYLLNIPRYVRLASWNKNIEDHLKTTMVSDSDEKCKRSYPFYRGIQRYRRKLLADYCEERDKRKRDVLNSSNDKDKCLEYNEWVIMSDNAINASFNNKITEGDRNNGAYTISNNCSLRKPHLLFPLLECHKEKEPENQLNLFFDSPIYGNSEITNTADGFRNIFNMHIEPKDVAIPFDTSPPVSIPASKITLGSNTPV; via the exons atgGCTGTTAAAATAAGTACGCCCGTATACAAAAAGAGGATAAGTTCTACTGCATATCCCTTATATTTTAGTGTTTTTATCAAAAGgttaaaaaattatgtttcgcaaaaaattaaggaaataaaaaatttaggTGATTATGAAAAATCATGTAGGGATTTAAACTATGAAATCGATGAATTAAAGGAATTATTTTGTACA cgttatttattaaatattccAAGATATGTTAGATTAGCATCATggaataaaaatattgaagaCCATTTAAAAACAACGATGGTTAGTGATTCAGATGAAAAATGTAAAAGAAGTTATCCTTTTTATCGAGGAATTCAAAGATATAGACGAAAACTGTTGGCAGATTATTGTGAAGAAAGggataaaagaaaaagggATGTACTAAATTCAAGTAATGATAAAGACAAGTGTTTAGAATATAACGAATGGGTAATTATGAGTGACAATGCAATTAATGCTTCGtttaataataagataACAGAAGGTGATAGAAATAACGGAGCATATACTATTAGTAATAATTGTAGTTTGAGAAAACCACACCTTTTATTTCCACTATTAGAGTGTCATAAAGAGAAAGAACCAGAAA atcAATTGAATCTATTTTTTGATTCACCAATATATGGGAATTCAGAAATTACAAATACTGCAGACGGTtttagaaatatttttaatatgcATATTGAACCTAAAGATGTTGCAATTCCATTTGATACTTCCCCCCCTGTTAGTATTCCAGCTTCTAAGATTACACTTGGTAGTAATACTCCTGT